A single window of Providencia alcalifaciens DNA harbors:
- a CDS encoding MFS transporter — protein MNKWIRLSFLILGAGTIFKLSSMKDVFYVPMQQDWGLTNAQIGFGFTVYTIVQTIGLFSSLYIADRFSKKILLPVGLIGVGLCGAYLSTLPPFTGYLISFAVMALFADVIYWPVLLKAVRLLGDKKEQGRLFGFLEAGRGIVDVIIASGALYVFVLFGEGKAGMQAGLMFYTIVTVLIGVITYFIVTDDDKKVVENASDANKQVIEGIKSVIKCPNLWLASMTIFFIYASYCGLTYFIPFLKDIYALPIALVGAYGIINQYALKMVGGPIGGYLSDKVFKSPTKFLQFTCLLAAAAMALFMLLPHETMNVYLGMAATLGFGAIIFCQRAIFFAPMEEIGTKREYAGSAMAFACILGYMPAMFAYAIYGSFLDNYPGITGYNFVFGMMIMFSLLGFVTAKILTKRIKQREAAAITANE, from the coding sequence ATGAATAAGTGGATAAGACTTAGTTTTCTCATTCTTGGTGCTGGAACCATTTTCAAATTATCCAGTATGAAAGATGTTTTCTATGTTCCTATGCAGCAAGATTGGGGACTGACAAATGCTCAAATTGGTTTCGGTTTTACTGTTTACACTATTGTTCAAACCATTGGTCTATTTTCATCGTTATATATTGCGGATAGATTTTCTAAAAAAATTCTTCTACCCGTAGGATTAATTGGTGTTGGGCTTTGTGGAGCATACTTATCCACACTTCCGCCATTTACAGGCTATCTCATCTCATTTGCCGTGATGGCCTTATTCGCCGATGTGATTTATTGGCCTGTATTGCTTAAAGCCGTTCGTTTGCTCGGTGATAAAAAAGAGCAAGGTCGTTTATTTGGTTTCCTAGAAGCTGGCCGCGGCATTGTTGACGTGATCATTGCTTCCGGTGCGCTGTACGTGTTTGTGCTATTTGGTGAAGGCAAAGCAGGTATGCAAGCCGGGTTGATGTTCTATACCATCGTAACGGTATTAATCGGGGTCATCACTTATTTCATCGTGACCGATGATGATAAAAAAGTGGTTGAAAACGCGTCTGATGCAAATAAACAAGTTATTGAAGGGATTAAAAGTGTCATTAAATGCCCTAACCTCTGGTTAGCATCGATGACTATCTTCTTTATCTATGCATCATACTGTGGATTGACTTACTTCATTCCATTCTTGAAAGATATTTATGCACTACCCATCGCATTAGTGGGTGCTTACGGGATTATTAACCAATATGCACTGAAAATGGTCGGTGGCCCAATTGGCGGTTATTTATCTGACAAAGTCTTTAAATCGCCAACCAAATTCTTGCAGTTCACCTGCTTATTAGCCGCAGCCGCGATGGCGCTGTTCATGCTACTGCCTCATGAAACCATGAACGTTTATTTAGGCATGGCTGCGACATTAGGATTTGGTGCAATTATTTTCTGCCAGCGCGCTATCTTCTTCGCTCCAATGGAAGAAATCGGCACTAAGCGTGAATATGCGGGTTCTGCGATGGCATTTGCTTGTATTCTTGGTTACATGCCAGCTATGTTTGCTTACGCTATTTATGGTTCATTCTTAGATAACTACCCTGGCATTACTGGTTATAACTTTGTTTTTGGCATGATGATCATGTTCAGTTTGCTCGGTTTTGTGACAGCTAAAATCTTAACTAAACGCATCAAACAACGCGAAGCTGCCGCTATTACAGCCAATGAATAG
- a CDS encoding sugar phosphate isomerase/epimerase family protein, with the protein MNNIEAKKIVERIDSMPLYLHAYAFHLNMRKERVLPDDLLEIAKKLHLTGAKIHVEDGETQSLKTMSDEQLDTFGKKAKAYNLDLKIETSSSAASAIDEAVHIALKTGASSIRFYPRYEGHLQDVLQKVSADIQYIKETYEHTGLKFVIEQHEDLKSHELNQLVEDANFPNFSLLFDFGNMFNANELPLEAFENMKNNITQVHMKDAIRVPEGKGFGHKASLSGEGEVPVKALLKQLICLGDEQPQVVSFGLEEEVDYYAPAFRFDDEGDNPWIPYRGASETPMPVEGLDMRLEKELNDAMNQLTFIRNIAQELKQEALKVLNQ; encoded by the coding sequence ATGAATAACATCGAAGCTAAGAAAATTGTTGAACGCATTGACTCCATGCCGCTGTATCTTCACGCTTATGCATTCCATTTAAATATGCGAAAAGAACGTGTATTACCCGATGATTTATTAGAAATCGCGAAAAAGCTCCATCTTACTGGCGCAAAAATCCATGTTGAAGACGGTGAGACTCAATCACTGAAAACCATGAGTGATGAACAACTCGATACCTTCGGGAAAAAAGCCAAAGCGTATAATCTCGACCTGAAAATTGAAACCAGTTCATCCGCAGCAAGCGCTATTGATGAAGCTGTGCATATCGCGCTAAAAACAGGGGCAAGCTCTATTCGTTTTTATCCTCGCTATGAAGGACATTTACAAGATGTATTGCAAAAAGTGAGCGCGGATATTCAATACATCAAAGAGACCTATGAGCATACAGGGCTGAAATTTGTTATTGAACAACATGAAGATTTAAAAAGTCATGAATTAAATCAGTTGGTTGAAGATGCTAATTTCCCTAACTTTTCATTACTGTTTGATTTTGGAAATATGTTTAATGCTAATGAGCTTCCGCTTGAAGCATTCGAAAACATGAAAAACAACATTACCCAAGTGCATATGAAAGATGCGATACGCGTTCCTGAAGGCAAAGGTTTTGGTCATAAAGCCAGTCTTTCTGGTGAAGGGGAAGTTCCCGTCAAAGCATTATTAAAACAATTGATTTGCTTAGGTGATGAACAACCTCAAGTGGTTTCATTCGGTTTAGAAGAGGAAGTGGATTACTATGCGCCAGCATTTCGTTTTGATGATGAAGGCGATAATCCATGGATCCCTTACCGCGGTGCTAGTGAAACCCCGATGCCAGTCGAAGGGCTCGATATGCGGTTAGAAAAAGAGTTGAATGATGCTATGAATCAGCTCACTTTCATTCGAAATATTGCTCAAGAATTAAAGCAAGAAGCACTCAAAGTTCTTAATCAATAG
- a CDS encoding helix-turn-helix transcriptional regulator — MNKASKYFDNLNLTQAVDKVLFCIKTKGPVSTAVIAHDLSLTGEAARQHIHKLTSLGLVEGVQCTAQSGAGRPRQNWILTELGHQRFPDTHAQLALQLIDSVKTIFGDAGLEKLIEQREAESRSKYLERCQGLPLEKCLAALAEVRSEEGYMAKVEQEGDSWLFIENHCPICAAATACQNFCRSELALFREVLGEQVNVEREQYLLDGAGRCVYRVTACIGLL, encoded by the coding sequence ATGAATAAAGCAAGTAAATACTTTGATAATCTAAATCTCACTCAAGCCGTGGATAAGGTGCTGTTTTGCATAAAAACTAAAGGACCTGTTTCCACAGCTGTGATTGCCCATGACCTGAGTTTAACGGGGGAGGCGGCACGCCAGCATATCCATAAATTAACGTCACTGGGGCTGGTGGAAGGTGTCCAATGTACCGCTCAGTCGGGTGCTGGGCGTCCTCGGCAAAACTGGATCTTAACGGAACTGGGGCATCAACGTTTTCCCGATACCCATGCCCAGTTGGCCTTGCAGCTCATTGACTCAGTAAAAACCATTTTTGGCGATGCGGGGCTAGAAAAGCTGATTGAACAGCGAGAAGCAGAAAGCCGTAGTAAATATTTAGAGCGATGCCAAGGGTTGCCATTAGAAAAATGTTTAGCTGCACTCGCCGAGGTTCGTAGTGAAGAGGGCTATATGGCGAAGGTTGAACAGGAAGGCGATAGCTGGTTATTTATCGAAAACCATTGCCCTATCTGCGCAGCAGCAACCGCGTGCCAAAATTTTTGCCGTTCTGAATTGGCACTGTTTCGCGAAGTATTAGGCGAGCAGGTGAATGTTGAACGGGAGCAATACCTGCTTGATGGCGCAGGGCGTTGTGTGTATAGAGTTACTGCGTGTATCGGGTTACTTTGA
- a CDS encoding MFS transporter yields MSNKTVTESNKNGTEPNETSTESQGKWADLLSGTNALLTIALTGGVALHAINIYIVTTILPSVVNDIGGLEYYAWNTTLFVATSIIGSALSSKVLDSLGPKLAYLSALLLFSLGAIWCASSPSMLTLLGGRALQGLGGGMLFALSYALIRIVFTPNLWSRAMGVISGMWGIATLCGPAIGGIFAQGGHWRWAFWALLPVAVVLAMIVINQLPGKKSQQAQITKIPILSISLLVISVLAISIGSLSESLLSNLIGLLIGIALLITIAFIDGKNGKRLLPTGAYSLKTQLGVIFLTMGLLVGGMTTEIYVPYFLQTIHQFSPLMAGYLTAVMAAGWTVGALLSANKTGVIVLRILKIGPVIILVSLVILAILTPNLALVSSISLFILYLIAMMGVGLGIGVCWPHLVLRVFNAAPKGEENLASSSVITIQLYATALSAALVGVVVNNSGLINPGGLVGAQQASVWLFALFAISPFLAAILIRNVK; encoded by the coding sequence ATGAGCAACAAAACAGTCACCGAATCCAATAAAAACGGCACCGAACCCAATGAAACAAGCACTGAATCTCAAGGAAAATGGGCCGATTTACTCAGCGGCACTAATGCATTATTGACGATAGCCCTCACAGGTGGCGTCGCACTTCATGCTATCAATATTTATATTGTCACCACGATTTTACCGAGCGTCGTCAATGATATTGGCGGTCTTGAATATTATGCGTGGAACACCACGCTGTTTGTAGCAACCTCCATTATTGGCTCTGCATTATCCAGTAAAGTGCTGGATAGCCTAGGGCCTAAACTCGCCTATCTTAGCGCTCTATTACTATTTTCCTTGGGTGCTATCTGGTGTGCCTCCTCACCTTCCATGCTCACCTTATTAGGTGGGCGCGCCTTGCAAGGACTTGGCGGTGGAATGTTATTCGCGCTTAGCTATGCGCTGATCCGCATTGTCTTCACGCCAAACTTATGGTCTCGCGCCATGGGGGTAATATCAGGTATGTGGGGGATCGCCACTTTGTGCGGCCCTGCCATTGGCGGTATTTTTGCTCAAGGGGGTCATTGGCGCTGGGCTTTTTGGGCTTTATTGCCCGTGGCGGTTGTGTTGGCAATGATTGTTATCAACCAATTGCCGGGGAAAAAATCTCAGCAAGCGCAAATAACAAAAATCCCAATTTTATCGATTTCACTGCTGGTTATCTCCGTGCTTGCTATCTCAATCGGTAGCTTATCAGAAAGCTTGCTCAGCAATCTTATCGGGTTACTCATTGGTATTGCCTTGCTTATCACCATTGCGTTTATTGATGGAAAAAATGGAAAGCGTTTACTACCCACAGGAGCCTACTCCCTGAAAACTCAACTTGGGGTTATTTTCCTGACTATGGGTTTACTGGTGGGGGGAATGACCACCGAAATTTATGTACCTTACTTCCTACAAACCATTCACCAGTTTTCACCGTTGATGGCGGGTTATTTAACTGCCGTGATGGCCGCTGGGTGGACAGTAGGGGCCTTACTCAGCGCCAATAAAACGGGCGTCATCGTTTTACGTATTCTCAAGATAGGCCCCGTTATCATCTTGGTATCATTGGTAATTCTAGCTATATTGACCCCTAACCTTGCTTTAGTCAGCTCCATTTCTTTATTTATTCTCTATTTAATCGCCATGATGGGCGTTGGATTAGGGATTGGTGTCTGCTGGCCACATTTAGTTCTGAGGGTATTTAATGCGGCACCTAAAGGGGAAGAAAACTTAGCATCCTCTTCAGTGATTACGATCCAATTGTATGCAACCGCGTTATCTGCGGCATTAGTGGGCGTGGTGGTCAATAATAGCGGATTGATTAATCCTGGTGGGTTAGTCGGTGCTCAACAAGCCTCTGTATGGCTATTTGCTTTGTTTGCTATTAGCCCATTCTTGGCTGCAATTTTAATTCGTAACGTAAAATAG
- a CDS encoding RidA family protein, whose translation MIISTTNAPKAIGPYSQARQVGNTVYISGCCPFHHEDGSVVGTDITAQTHQVMKNLQAIVEAAGLTMNDVVKTTCFISDMNNFATFNGIYQSYFSEGIYPARSCVEVSRLPKDVFIEVEAVVVKQ comes from the coding sequence ATGATCATCTCAACCACCAATGCCCCAAAAGCCATTGGTCCTTATTCTCAAGCAAGACAAGTGGGTAATACCGTTTATATTTCTGGCTGCTGCCCTTTTCATCATGAAGATGGATCCGTTGTCGGAACAGACATCACGGCACAAACCCATCAGGTAATGAAAAATCTACAAGCTATCGTTGAAGCAGCGGGTTTAACCATGAATGACGTTGTTAAAACCACCTGCTTTATCAGTGATATGAATAACTTTGCGACATTTAATGGAATTTACCAATCCTATTTCTCTGAAGGTATCTACCCTGCCCGTTCATGTGTGGAAGTTTCTCGTCTACCAAAAGATGTATTTATTGAAGTTGAGGCTGTCGTTGTAAAACAATAA
- a CDS encoding MFS transporter: MIADYKRWIILLLVSSVLFLIVIDVTVLYTALPKLTHDLGATASEKLWIMNAYPLVVAGLLPAAGMLSDKVGHKRMFVLGLPLFALASLCAAFSPSALSLILSRGFLAVGAAISMPATLAIVRQVFLDPKERALAIGIWAAVASGGAAIGPLVGGVLLNHFWWGSVFLINVPVVLLVIPFALSLIPKSTRNSQQPIDYLGSLFILVGLIGSIYALKELGKANIDWLTLLIAGAIGIAFLVIFSRRQLASESPMIDFKLLGDPRFFAGILMAILSIVIIVGVELLLSQRLQLVLGYTPFEAALYIIPIPIASVLASPLAGMYLHKVGAKLMMILGFICTLVGVVGVAWVFKTSTGLVLLSFLFCVGFGLGAIFTTASTTIMLNAPDEKAGMAASIEEVAYELGSVLGVTFMGGLMSAVYTAKLVLPAGLTVADKVYDSLDEALIVAEGLPQDSASLLVNQASMAFDSAFMSVMIATVIVLVVSIVVLPFFFRQKRTA; encoded by the coding sequence ATGATAGCAGATTATAAACGTTGGATTATCCTACTCTTAGTATCGAGTGTTTTATTTCTCATCGTCATTGATGTCACCGTGCTATACACCGCACTGCCTAAGCTCACTCATGACCTAGGCGCAACAGCGTCTGAAAAATTATGGATCATGAATGCTTACCCGCTAGTGGTGGCGGGGCTATTGCCTGCTGCGGGAATGTTAAGTGATAAAGTGGGTCATAAACGGATGTTTGTGCTTGGGTTGCCCTTATTCGCATTGGCCTCTCTGTGCGCGGCATTTTCACCGAGCGCATTGAGCTTAATTTTATCTCGTGGATTTTTAGCTGTTGGTGCCGCGATTAGTATGCCGGCGACATTAGCCATTGTTCGCCAAGTCTTTTTAGATCCGAAAGAGCGGGCGCTGGCGATTGGTATTTGGGCTGCTGTGGCATCGGGTGGTGCTGCCATTGGACCATTAGTTGGCGGCGTATTACTCAATCATTTCTGGTGGGGCTCCGTCTTTTTAATCAACGTACCGGTAGTGCTATTGGTGATCCCATTTGCACTTTCTTTAATACCAAAAAGTACGCGGAATTCACAGCAACCGATTGATTATTTAGGCTCTTTGTTTATCTTGGTGGGGCTGATTGGTTCAATCTACGCCTTGAAAGAGCTTGGAAAAGCCAATATTGATTGGCTCACGTTACTCATTGCTGGGGCGATCGGCATTGCCTTTCTGGTTATTTTTAGCCGCCGACAATTAGCATCAGAATCGCCCATGATTGATTTCAAATTACTTGGCGACCCTCGGTTTTTTGCGGGCATTCTGATGGCGATTTTATCCATCGTGATTATCGTTGGTGTCGAGCTACTATTAAGTCAGCGCTTGCAGTTGGTATTAGGTTATACCCCATTCGAGGCGGCGTTATACATTATTCCGATCCCGATTGCGTCTGTGTTAGCGTCTCCGTTAGCGGGCATGTATTTGCATAAAGTCGGCGCTAAACTAATGATGATTTTAGGATTTATTTGCACATTAGTGGGCGTGGTTGGGGTTGCGTGGGTATTCAAAACCTCAACTGGCTTGGTATTACTGTCATTCTTATTCTGTGTTGGGTTCGGGTTAGGTGCCATTTTTACCACAGCATCAACCACCATTATGTTAAATGCGCCTGATGAAAAAGCAGGAATGGCAGCATCCATTGAAGAAGTGGCTTACGAGCTAGGTAGCGTGCTCGGTGTGACATTTATGGGGGGCTTGATGAGTGCGGTTTATACCGCCAAGCTGGTATTACCGGCAGGTTTAACGGTAGCAGACAAAGTCTATGATAGCCTTGATGAAGCGTTAATTGTGGCGGAAGGGTTACCGCAAGATAGTGCAAGTCTCTTAGTGAATCAGGCGAGTATGGCATTTGATAGCGCATTTATGTCTGTCATGATTGCCACGGTAATCGTGCTAGTGGTGAGTATTGTTGTGTTGCCGTTTTTCTTTCGCCAAAAGCGTACCGCCTAA
- a CDS encoding helix-turn-helix transcriptional regulator, with translation METSINHVFTEDDRKLLRSYIPMIECLGEFLGPYCEVVLHSFEDLHSSVIHIANGHLTGRTLGAPVTNIALEKLAGFKKNHSSWDVYFNTKSIRPFRSSSTLIVNLDNQPIGMVCMNWALDMPMNAMVDLMSSSHNSKNENFSQDINKLIMDHLEPIKNTVYSNKNIPSKNKNYEIIKELHDSGMFEFPAAHKIVSVELGISSATIYKHLRKINA, from the coding sequence ATGGAAACGAGTATTAATCATGTGTTTACGGAAGATGACCGCAAATTACTGCGATCATATATTCCGATGATTGAGTGCCTTGGTGAATTTTTGGGGCCATATTGTGAAGTTGTTCTACACAGTTTTGAAGATTTACACAGTTCAGTGATTCATATTGCGAATGGGCATTTAACAGGAAGAACTCTTGGGGCACCAGTGACCAATATCGCGCTGGAAAAGTTGGCAGGATTTAAAAAGAATCATTCATCGTGGGATGTTTACTTTAATACCAAAAGTATCCGACCTTTCCGTTCTTCTTCCACACTGATTGTTAACTTAGATAATCAACCTATTGGAATGGTGTGCATGAACTGGGCATTGGACATGCCGATGAATGCCATGGTTGATTTGATGAGCAGCAGTCACAACTCAAAGAATGAAAATTTTTCTCAGGATATTAATAAGTTAATTATGGATCACCTTGAGCCGATCAAGAATACGGTCTATTCCAACAAAAATATCCCAAGTAAAAATAAGAATTACGAAATCATCAAAGAACTCCATGATAGTGGAATGTTTGAGTTTCCAGCGGCTCATAAAATTGTTTCTGTTGAATTAGGTATCAGCTCTGCAACCATATATAAGCACTTGCGAAAAATTAATGCCTAA
- a CDS encoding rhomboid family intramembrane serine protease — MQTWLSPRIKLLITLAGLLITIQIANSLSGYALVGFGIQPRTLHGLVGIIFAPLIHGDWGHLLSNLPPLLVLSALLLHDSIRKYAYASAFIIVVGGGLVWLMGRNALHIGASGWIFGLWGLLIAQGFFRRKLLDIIIALLVLFYFGAMASGLLPVHQQISTESHIAGAIAGIAYAWLANKKLKAASPTTLSK; from the coding sequence ATGCAAACTTGGCTAAGCCCGCGAATTAAATTACTGATTACCCTTGCGGGTTTGCTGATCACTATCCAAATTGCCAATAGCTTAAGTGGCTACGCGCTTGTAGGGTTTGGCATCCAACCAAGAACGCTGCACGGGCTGGTGGGGATTATCTTCGCCCCACTGATCCACGGAGATTGGGGACATCTTCTGAGTAATCTGCCACCATTATTGGTTTTAAGCGCCCTACTGCTACACGACTCCATTCGAAAATATGCTTATGCCAGCGCATTTATTATCGTGGTTGGCGGGGGATTAGTCTGGCTCATGGGTAGAAATGCGCTGCACATTGGCGCTAGCGGCTGGATTTTTGGGCTGTGGGGTTTATTGATTGCCCAAGGTTTTTTCCGCCGCAAACTATTAGATATTATTATCGCCCTGTTGGTACTGTTTTATTTTGGTGCGATGGCGAGTGGGTTATTGCCGGTTCATCAACAAATATCAACAGAATCCCATATTGCCGGAGCCATCGCCGGAATTGCCTATGCGTGGTTAGCTAATAAAAAACTAAAAGCGGCATCACCGACTACCCTTTCAAAGTAA
- a CDS encoding IucA/IucC family protein: MQLEQRDSLIFRDNYLTQNSWLAANKVMTKKILTELTHEGVITPEHTSHGDYVLNIESQCVCYHFKAKEYLLAHLDISLESIKKYKDGLEIPLDALDLFIELLEFIHINKAILPTYVDGLISTLNGWAYKRDGKRLSSDELVCADYQSIESSMDEGHPAIIANRGCYGFDFIDSLMYSPECMAEQKVVWIAVHKDKATFSAISSLSYHDIIQSELSTEEISYFSDIVHQHAVLSDDYYWMPVHEWQWREKILIRFAADIAKKNIIFLGMSLDAYSAQQSIRTLFNVSHPNKRYIKLAISIFNCGFMRGLSPYAMKVTPGINEWLDNLCSQDSYLVEKNFKLLKEVAAIGYRDTLFEKVITEISPQKNMLSALWRESVFDKMEKNQRVMTMAALLHVDKNEKSFIVELIKLSGLSGQEWIKAYLDCYLLPQLHLFYAHDIAFMPHGENVILIIEDNKPAGMFMKDIAEEVIFFSPEGPLPEAVAQCTHIVKESHKIEHFWTEIFDYFFRYLAVILDKHDCVTENDFWQLAADTILEYQAQHPEYTEKYARLDLFKSTFKQYAINRQKMIHGPECLSLREFKTNKDFTRELSNPLFLFKNN, translated from the coding sequence ATGCAACTAGAACAACGTGATAGTTTAATTTTCCGTGATAATTACCTGACTCAAAACAGTTGGCTCGCGGCGAATAAAGTGATGACAAAGAAGATTTTGACGGAACTTACTCATGAGGGGGTCATTACACCCGAGCATACTAGCCACGGCGATTATGTACTGAATATCGAAAGTCAATGCGTTTGTTACCATTTTAAAGCAAAAGAATATTTACTAGCACATTTGGATATCAGTCTTGAATCAATAAAAAAATATAAAGATGGGTTGGAAATCCCTTTAGACGCTTTAGATCTTTTTATTGAATTACTCGAATTTATTCATATTAATAAGGCGATATTACCAACCTATGTTGATGGATTAATATCGACGTTAAATGGTTGGGCGTATAAACGGGATGGGAAGCGTCTTAGCTCAGATGAACTGGTATGCGCGGATTATCAATCAATAGAATCGAGTATGGATGAAGGGCATCCCGCGATTATTGCGAATAGAGGCTGTTATGGATTCGATTTTATTGATTCGTTGATGTACTCGCCAGAATGCATGGCGGAGCAAAAGGTTGTTTGGATTGCTGTTCATAAAGACAAAGCGACATTTAGCGCCATATCTTCATTGAGTTATCACGATATTATTCAGTCAGAGCTCTCCACAGAAGAAATCAGTTATTTTAGTGACATAGTCCATCAACATGCAGTATTGAGTGACGATTACTATTGGATGCCAGTGCACGAATGGCAATGGCGTGAGAAAATCTTAATTCGATTCGCAGCGGATATTGCGAAGAAAAATATTATTTTCTTGGGAATGAGCTTAGACGCTTATTCTGCTCAACAATCGATTAGAACACTCTTTAATGTCAGCCATCCCAACAAGCGTTATATCAAGCTCGCTATCTCTATTTTCAACTGTGGGTTTATGCGGGGACTCTCCCCTTATGCCATGAAAGTGACACCGGGAATTAATGAATGGCTAGATAATTTATGCTCTCAAGATAGCTATTTAGTGGAAAAGAACTTTAAGCTACTCAAAGAGGTTGCTGCGATAGGGTACAGAGATACGCTATTTGAAAAGGTTATTACAGAGATTTCACCGCAAAAGAATATGTTATCTGCATTATGGAGAGAAAGTGTTTTCGATAAAATGGAGAAAAATCAGCGTGTAATGACCATGGCGGCGTTATTACATGTAGATAAAAACGAAAAATCTTTTATTGTGGAGTTAATTAAACTCTCCGGTCTTTCTGGTCAGGAATGGATAAAAGCGTATTTAGATTGTTATTTGTTACCGCAATTGCACCTATTTTACGCCCATGATATTGCGTTTATGCCTCACGGTGAAAATGTGATTTTGATTATCGAAGATAACAAACCTGCCGGCATGTTTATGAAAGACATTGCGGAAGAGGTGATTTTCTTTAGCCCAGAAGGCCCGTTACCTGAGGCCGTAGCGCAATGTACGCATATCGTAAAAGAGAGTCATAAAATTGAACATTTCTGGACTGAAATATTTGATTATTTCTTCCGTTATTTGGCGGTAATTTTAGATAAACATGACTGTGTAACAGAGAATGATTTCTGGCAATTGGCGGCGGATACCATTCTTGAATATCAGGCTCAACACCCAGAATATACAGAAAAATATGCGCGGTTAGACCTATTTAAATCCACATTTAAGCAATACGCGATTAATCGACAAAAAATGATCCATGGGCCTGAGTGTCTATCTCTACGGGAGTTCAAAACCAATAAGGACTTCACGAGAGAGCTTTCTAACCCATTGTTTTTATTTAAAAATAATTAA
- a CDS encoding TetR/AcrR family transcriptional regulator gives MGRQRTIDREKVLEAAEEIVINQGATALTIDAVAKSMGISKGGVQYCFGNKEALIDAMFERWSHSYDEIFSRMIAQDNSPEGHVIAHMKATADHDKTSIAKGAALMASLLQTPEYLESTRKWYRERIANLDLSTESGKRARLLFLATEGTFILRHFGLMDIDDAEWQSIFSDIENTFKF, from the coding sequence ATGGGACGTCAACGAACCATCGATCGCGAGAAAGTGCTAGAAGCAGCAGAAGAGATTGTGATTAATCAAGGTGCTACCGCACTAACGATTGATGCAGTCGCCAAATCAATGGGGATTTCTAAAGGGGGAGTCCAATACTGCTTTGGTAATAAAGAGGCCTTAATTGATGCCATGTTTGAGCGTTGGAGCCACTCTTACGATGAAATTTTCAGCCGCATGATTGCTCAAGATAATTCCCCTGAAGGCCATGTGATTGCCCATATGAAAGCTACTGCGGACCACGATAAAACCAGTATCGCCAAAGGTGCCGCATTAATGGCTTCTCTACTTCAAACACCCGAATATTTAGAAAGCACCCGTAAATGGTATCGAGAACGTATTGCTAATTTAGACTTATCAACCGAAAGCGGTAAACGCGCTAGATTGCTATTTTTAGCCACTGAAGGCACTTTTATTTTGCGCCATTTTGGTTTGATGGATATTGACGATGCTGAATGGCAGTCAATATTCAGCGATATCGAAAACACCTTTAAATTTTAG